The genomic stretch GGAGGCATAATCGGTGTGTTGATCGGAGTTGGATTGAGCAATATTGTAGTTTACATCACAACCCAGATGGGAGTGTCGATCCTGAAGGCATATTTCCCATGGTATTTGATTGTTGGATCGCTGTTGTTTTCCGTTGCTGTAGGAATTGCTTCAGGAATGCTTCCAGCAAGGCAGGCTGCGCTTATGAGGCCTGCGGATTCGCTGAGGTATGAATAAATTGTTGTGGAAAATGGCAAAGCCGTAGGTAAAATATTTAAGTAATTCATTACTCATATGAGTAAAACAGTACAAATAGAAATGTTTTTATTTAAGCTGTTTTTTAATCTTCATGATGAAACAAAACGAATTGAACCAAAAGCTTGTAAAGCACGCAAAATACTTCCAGAAGGAAGTGAGGAAAAACATAGCTATTGCAATATCTGCTGCATTTGCCTTTATCCTCGCATTGTACTGGAAGGATCTCATAACTGAAGGCGTCAATAAAGTCCTTGATTATCTTAAGTTAAGCGGCAACAGCTTTTATTTCAGGGTGTTTGTTGCTTTAATTGTGACATTGATCTGCGTATTGGGAATAATAATCATAACAAGATGGGGTCAGATAAAGAACAAATAGAATGGAGCAGAAAATAAGCGCATTGGTGACTGTTTTTCTTGTATTTGCAATCCTGCTTACAGGAGCAGCAGTTTATCATAATATGGAGAAATGGTCGTGGGTTGATTCATTTTACTTTTCAACCACAACATTGACAACAATCGGATTTGGGGATCTTCATCCGACAACAAATGCATCAAAAATATTTACGATTTTTTACATACTCATAGGCGTAGGCGTAGTTTTTTATATGCTTTCCACAATAATCCTGAACTATGTCGAGGGCCATAAAAGAACAATAACAAAGTCGCTTTTAGGCACATTAAGCATGAAAAAAGAGCCCGAAAGGTGGATTGAGCTTAAAGTTAAGAAAGAGAAGTAGGAGTTAGATTTCTCAGATACAGCTCAAGCTTGTTTTTTACTTTTTCTTTCAGGTTTTCATCAATTTTTAGTCTTTTAACCTCTTTATCAACATCAAACCTTTTGAATTCTGTTAAAGTTCCTTTAAACTTTCTTCCTGCAATCTTTGCCTGTTTTTCAATTTCTTTCGCATATTCTGAGCCAAAGTAGCGTATTACAGGAAACTTGCTTAT from Candidatus Woesearchaeota archaeon encodes the following:
- a CDS encoding potassium channel family protein, translated to MEQKISALVTVFLVFAILLTGAAVYHNMEKWSWVDSFYFSTTTLTTIGFGDLHPTTNASKIFTIFYILIGVGVVFYMLSTIILNYVEGHKRTITKSLLGTLSMKKEPERWIELKVKKEK
- a CDS encoding DUF5654 family protein; translated protein: MMKQNELNQKLVKHAKYFQKEVRKNIAIAISAAFAFILALYWKDLITEGVNKVLDYLKLSGNSFYFRVFVALIVTLICVLGIIIITRWGQIKNK